TCAGCCGCAGGGCGTGCGCGAGCAGCGCCTCTCCGTGCTCGTCGTGCATGGCGCGCAGAAGTTGGGCGTCCCGGTCGCTGATGGTGTTCCTCGCTTCCCCGCTCGCTACGGCTGCCGGACCCCGTCGTCAGGTTTCACGTAATCCTCGGGCAAACGGTTCAACCCGATGTCCGGAAGGCACCCCTGGCTGCAGGTGTTCATGCGCGGTTCACCGGAGCGCCGGCCGCCGCTCACGGCGCACTTCTAGCGTCCGGCAGGCATGCGCCCGTGATCGCGATCCGGGTGGGCATTCCGAATCCTGCGAGGAGGCTCCATCTCCATGACCGAGCGACCCCGGCTGCTCCCTCTGCTCGGCCCGGCGGGCCACGGCGGACGTGACGCCATGACCTGCATCTACCGGTGCGGCAACGCCTGTTCGCACCCGGTGCCCAACGAGTCGGACAACCCGTACTTCGGGGATGTCGTCCACGCCGAGGTCACCCGCCGGGGCGTGGTCCGGGCCGGTGCGGTCGGCGCGCTGGTGCTCGGCTTCGGTGGCGCCGCGGCCGGTGCGCTCGTCGGCTCGCCGGCGCTGGCCGCCCCGGCCGGCGGAGCCGGACCGGTGGTCCCGGAGGTGGACAGCTTCGTCCCGAGCCGGCAGGGCGCCGGCAACGGTGCGCTGACCTTCAAGCCGATCCCGCCGAACAAGCTCGACACCCTGGTCGTGCCGAACGGGTACGACCACCGCGTCGTGATCCGCTGGGGCGACCCGGTGCTGGCCGGCGCGCCCGAGCTGGACGTGGAGCGGCAGAGTCCGGGCCGGCAGTCCCAGCAGTTCGGCTACAACAACGACTTCGTCGGCGTACTTCCGTTGGACCGCAAGGGCGAGCGTGCCCTGCTGGTGGTGAACCACGAGTACACCAACGAGAACCTGATGTTCCCGAACTTCACCAGCCTGGACGCGATGAGCGTCGAGCAGATCCGGACCGCGATGGCCGCGCACGGGCTTTCCGTGGTCGAGCTGGAGCGGGTCGGCCGCGGCGGCGAGTGGAAGCCGGTCCGCGACGGCAGGCTGCGGTACAACCGCCGGATCACCGCGCACACCACGAAGTTCGACTTCACCGGGCCGGCGGCCGGCTCGGCCTGGTTGAAGACGGCGGCGGACCCGAAGGGCCGGACCGCGATCGGCACCCTGAACAACTGCGCCGGTGGCATCACCCCGTGGGGCACGGTGCTCTCCGGTGAGGAGAACTTCAACCAGTACTTCGTGGGCGGCGACGGCGCACCGGAGCAGCTGAAGCCGAAGCTGGCCCGGTACGGCATCCCGACCACCGCCCGCTACCCGGCCGACAGCCGGAAGTGGGAGCGGGCCGACGAGCGGTTCGACCTCGCCAAGCACCCCAACGAGGTGCACCGGTTCGGCTGGATCGTCGAGGTCGACCCGTTCGACCCGGAGGCGAGGCCGCGCAAGCACACCGCGCTGGGCCGGTTCAAGCACGAGGGCGCGAACGTCATTGTGGCCAAGGACGGGCACGTCGTGGCGTACATGGGCGACGACGAGCGGTTCGACTACCTCTACAAGTTCGTCTCGGACAAAAAGTTCATGAAGGGCGACTCCTGGACCGCCCGGGAGCACAACCTCGGCCTGCTGGAGGCCGGCACGCTGTACGTGGCGAAGCTGGAGTACACCAGCGCCGGCGAGATCGACGGCTCGGGGAAGGTGCCGACCGACGGCGCGTTCAACGGCAGGGGCAAGTGGATCAAGCTGGTCCGGGGCAACGTCTCGTACGTGCCGGGGATGACCGCGGCGGACGTACTCACCTTCACCCGGCTCGCCGGTGACGCGGTCGGAGCGACCAAGATGGACCGTCCGGAGGACGTCGAGCCGAGCCTGCTCACCGGCAAGGTGTACGTGGCGCTGACCAACAACACCAACCGGGGCGTCGGCACCAACCCGGCGGCCGACGAGGCGAACCCGCGGATCAACAACAAGCACGGGCACGTGCTGGAGCTGGTCGAGAACAAGGGCGACAACGCCGCCGAGACGTTCACCTGGTCGGTGCCGATCGTCTGCGGCGACCCGACCGACGCGTCGACGTACTTCGCCGGGTACGACAAGACCAAGGTGTCGCCGATCTCCTGCCCGGACAACGTGGCGTTCGACGGTTCCGGCAACCTCTGGATCTCGACCGACGGCAACGCGCTCGGCAGCAACGACGGGCTCTTCGCCACCGCCGTCGAGGGGCCGGAGCGGGGCCACCTGAAGCAGTTCCTCACCGTGCCGCTCGGTGCGGAGACCTGTGGGCCGTTCATCAGCACCGACAACCGGTCGGTCTTCGTCGCCGTACAGCACCCGGGTGAGATCACCGGGGCGTCGGTGGAGAACCCGGCGTCGAACTGGCCGGACGGGGACTTCGCCAAGCCCGGTGTGGTGGTCACCTGGCGGCTCGACGGCGGCGTCGTCGGTAGCTGATCCGGAGTACGCGTTCCGTGGCCTCCTGCCACCCCGTCAGGGGCGGTAGGAGGCCACCTCGCGGTCCAACCCCGGACGCCGCACCGTCGATCCTGGAGCGTCGCCCTCAGGGCCGCCGGGGCGGCCTCAGACCTCGCTGGCGAGTCCATCGGCGACGGCGCGGGCCACCGCCAGCAGCTTGGCCCGGACCACCCGGGCCGAGGTCATCATCTCGGCGGCCGGCAGCGCGCAGGCGAGGACCACCCGGCGCTCCATGTCCTTGTCCGGGGTGACCAGCACCGCCGCGCAGGCGACGCCGTGCCGGAACTGACCCAGTTCCAGGTGCATGCCGCGCCGGTCACCGGCGGCCAGGTCGGCCTCGAACGC
The nucleotide sequence above comes from Plantactinospora soyae. Encoded proteins:
- a CDS encoding PhoX family protein, which codes for MTERPRLLPLLGPAGHGGRDAMTCIYRCGNACSHPVPNESDNPYFGDVVHAEVTRRGVVRAGAVGALVLGFGGAAAGALVGSPALAAPAGGAGPVVPEVDSFVPSRQGAGNGALTFKPIPPNKLDTLVVPNGYDHRVVIRWGDPVLAGAPELDVERQSPGRQSQQFGYNNDFVGVLPLDRKGERALLVVNHEYTNENLMFPNFTSLDAMSVEQIRTAMAAHGLSVVELERVGRGGEWKPVRDGRLRYNRRITAHTTKFDFTGPAAGSAWLKTAADPKGRTAIGTLNNCAGGITPWGTVLSGEENFNQYFVGGDGAPEQLKPKLARYGIPTTARYPADSRKWERADERFDLAKHPNEVHRFGWIVEVDPFDPEARPRKHTALGRFKHEGANVIVAKDGHVVAYMGDDERFDYLYKFVSDKKFMKGDSWTAREHNLGLLEAGTLYVAKLEYTSAGEIDGSGKVPTDGAFNGRGKWIKLVRGNVSYVPGMTAADVLTFTRLAGDAVGATKMDRPEDVEPSLLTGKVYVALTNNTNRGVGTNPAADEANPRINNKHGHVLELVENKGDNAAETFTWSVPIVCGDPTDASTYFAGYDKTKVSPISCPDNVAFDGSGNLWISTDGNALGSNDGLFATAVEGPERGHLKQFLTVPLGAETCGPFISTDNRSVFVAVQHPGEITGASVENPASNWPDGDFAKPGVVVTWRLDGGVVGS